A window of Formosa sp. Hel1_31_208 contains these coding sequences:
- a CDS encoding M15 family metallopeptidase: MKIHKIFVLLCILVAFAFSNQDKEVLPEGFVLVKDIIPDIEVKLSYYSTHNFVGDTIDGYHANTLILTKQSAEALKKVQAELQEQNLCLLVYDGYRPQRAVNHFMRWAKDLNDTIRKHEFYPDVEKRHLFREEYIATRSGHSRGSTLDLTIINGNTNEPLDMGSPYDFFGKESWVDYQGLTNKQKANRQLLQDVMLKYNFRNYPKEWWHFTLRWEPFPKTYFDFEIE; encoded by the coding sequence ATGAAGATTCACAAAATATTTGTACTGCTGTGCATACTTGTCGCTTTTGCTTTTTCAAATCAAGATAAAGAGGTATTACCCGAAGGTTTTGTATTAGTTAAGGATATCATTCCAGATATTGAAGTTAAACTAAGTTATTATTCAACACATAATTTTGTTGGTGACACTATTGATGGCTATCATGCGAATACTCTTATTTTAACTAAGCAGTCGGCTGAAGCTCTTAAAAAAGTACAAGCAGAGCTGCAGGAACAAAACCTGTGCTTGCTTGTTTACGATGGTTATCGACCGCAACGCGCAGTTAATCATTTTATGCGCTGGGCTAAAGACTTAAATGATACGATAAGAAAACATGAGTTCTATCCAGATGTTGAGAAACGTCATTTGTTTCGCGAAGAATACATTGCGACCCGTTCAGGTCATAGTCGGGGAAGTACGTTAGATCTCACCATTATAAATGGCAACACAAATGAACCTCTAGATATGGGAAGCCCGTATGATTTCTTCGGAAAAGAATCTTGGGTAGATTACCAGGGTTTAACAAATAAACAAAAAGCCAACCGACAATTATTACAAGACGTCATGTTGAAATATAATTTTAGAAATTATCCTAAAGAATGGTGGCACTTTACGCTGCGATGGGAACCATTCCCTAAAACCTATTTCGATTTTGAAATCGAATAA
- a CDS encoding DEAD/DEAH box helicase, with the protein MSFQSLGLSDALLKAISKKGYTTPSPIQLKAIPPVLEGRDVLASAQTGTGKTAGFTLPLLQYLSENPKEKFRPIRALILTPTRELAAQVYESVKDYSEFLNIKSAVIFGGVNQKPQVATLRRGVDVLVATPGRLLDLQNQNLLSIKRVEVFILDEADRMLDMGFLRDIERIMNLMPDKRQNLMFSATFSKDIRKLANTILNNPVQVEATPENSTVDAISQKVYRVAKGKKTDLIIKLISDGNWKQVLVFNRTKHGANKLCKKMVSAGISAAAIHGNKSQGARTKALAGFKSGSVRVLVATDIAARGLDIPLLPHVVNFELPNISEDYVHRIGRTGRAGADGQAVSLVSADETTFLRDIEKLIGQKIEVEIVEGFEPDPNASTEPIRPGQNRQPRNSRSRSRNSNNSGGNRSGGNNDKSSNSRRRNDRRR; encoded by the coding sequence ATGTCATTTCAATCTTTAGGCTTATCTGATGCCTTGTTAAAAGCGATTAGCAAAAAAGGATATACTACTCCAAGTCCTATACAATTAAAAGCCATTCCTCCAGTTTTAGAGGGACGCGATGTTTTGGCTTCGGCTCAAACGGGAACTGGGAAAACAGCAGGTTTTACCTTGCCATTATTACAATATTTATCTGAAAATCCTAAGGAAAAGTTTAGACCAATTCGCGCCTTGATTTTGACACCAACTCGTGAGCTTGCGGCTCAGGTGTATGAAAGTGTTAAGGATTACAGTGAGTTTCTAAACATTAAAAGTGCAGTAATTTTTGGAGGTGTAAATCAAAAACCTCAAGTGGCTACATTGAGACGCGGTGTTGATGTATTGGTAGCTACACCCGGGCGCTTATTAGATTTACAAAATCAAAATTTACTATCTATAAAACGTGTTGAGGTATTTATACTCGATGAGGCTGACCGTATGCTAGATATGGGTTTTCTAAGGGATATAGAACGCATTATGAATTTAATGCCTGATAAACGTCAAAACTTGATGTTTTCGGCAACGTTTTCAAAAGATATTAGGAAGCTTGCTAATACGATACTGAATAATCCAGTACAAGTTGAAGCGACACCCGAAAATTCAACGGTAGATGCTATATCTCAAAAGGTGTATCGTGTTGCTAAAGGAAAAAAGACCGATTTAATTATTAAGCTCATTTCCGATGGTAATTGGAAACAAGTGTTGGTTTTTAATAGAACAAAACATGGAGCGAACAAGCTCTGTAAAAAGATGGTTTCTGCAGGGATAAGTGCAGCTGCAATTCATGGAAATAAAAGTCAAGGTGCTCGTACAAAAGCCCTGGCCGGATTTAAAAGTGGAAGTGTGCGTGTTCTGGTTGCTACTGATATTGCTGCAAGAGGATTAGATATTCCTTTGTTACCACATGTTGTAAATTTTGAGTTGCCAAATATCTCTGAGGACTATGTACATCGAATTGGCAGGACAGGTCGAGCAGGAGCCGATGGTCAAGCTGTGTCTCTTGTGAGTGCAGATGAGACAACCTTTTTACGTGATATTGAAAAATTAATTGGACAAAAAATAGAAGTGGAGATTGTGGAAGGTTTTGAACCCGATCCAAATGCATCTACCGAACCAATTAGACCAGGGCAAAATAGGCAACCACGTAATTCTAGATCTAGATCTAGAAATTCTAATAATTCTGGAGGTAATAGATCTGGCGGGAATAACGATAAGAGCAGTAATTCAAGACGCCGTAACGACAGGCGACGCTAA
- a CDS encoding alpha-ketoglutarate-dependent dioxygenase AlkB — MDLFSKEKTHLKLPDAELIYIKNFYDTETADTYFAQLKSKTNWQQDDITIFGKTYKQPRLTALYAENNKPYAYSNIKMFPHPFTPELLSIKSDIEKEIDHEFTTVLLNLYRDGNDSNGWHADNEKELGQNPVIASVSFGATRPFHFKHRELKAERYKLELHHGSLLIMTGKMQHFWLHQIAKTKKRIGERINLTFRSIR; from the coding sequence ATGGATTTATTTTCTAAAGAAAAAACGCATTTAAAACTACCTGATGCAGAGCTTATCTATATCAAAAACTTTTATGATACAGAAACTGCTGACACGTATTTTGCACAATTAAAATCTAAAACAAATTGGCAACAAGACGATATTACAATTTTTGGAAAAACATATAAACAACCAAGACTCACTGCCCTTTATGCAGAAAATAACAAACCATACGCTTACTCTAATATTAAAATGTTTCCACATCCATTTACTCCAGAATTATTAAGCATAAAATCAGATATTGAAAAAGAAATCGATCATGAGTTTACAACCGTTCTATTAAATTTATACCGTGATGGCAATGATAGTAACGGGTGGCATGCAGATAATGAAAAAGAATTAGGTCAAAACCCTGTTATAGCCTCTGTCAGTTTTGGGGCGACTAGACCGTTTCACTTTAAACATCGAGAATTAAAAGCAGAACGTTATAAATTAGAGCTGCATCACGGTAGTCTTTTAATTATGACTGGGAAAATGCAACACTTTTGGCTTCATCAAATTGCAAAAACTAAAAAACGGATAGGCGAACGGATAAACTTAACGTTTCGATCGATTAGATAA